From Lycium ferocissimum isolate CSIRO_LF1 chromosome 12, AGI_CSIRO_Lferr_CH_V1, whole genome shotgun sequence, one genomic window encodes:
- the LOC132040484 gene encoding uncharacterized protein LOC132040484, translated as MSSLLTSQGVVFATAMAVSGTMILLATLRLQKSQEFSFNPILHHHPRSCISTDGKKKEKKKKKVKFAEDVVEPSGNSEEYRKLHHFNNNKFHHGNASSCSSNLDSNELKKSRKVQEIPANRMALYNGMLKGRVINRVTYSY; from the exons ATGTCTTCTTTGTTGACTTCTCAAGGTGTTGTATTTGCCACAGCCATGGCTGTTTCTGGTACCATGATCCTTTTAGCTACCCTTCGTCTTCAAAAATCTCAAGAATTTTCCTTTAATCCAattcttcatcatcatcctcgATCTTGCATCTCCACAG AtggaaagaagaaggagaaaaagaagaagaaagtgaaaTTTGCAGAAGATGTTGTGGAGCCAAGTGGGAATAGTGAAGAATATAGAAAGCTTCAtcattttaataataataaattccACCATGGAAAtgcttcttcttgttcttcaaatTTGGAttcaaatgaattaaagaaGAGTAGGAAAGTGCAAGAAATACCAGCCAATAGGATGGCCCTCTACAATGGTATGCTCAAGGGTCGGGTCATCAACCGGGTCACTTATTCCTATTGA